One genomic window of Ruegeria sp. THAF33 includes the following:
- a CDS encoding alpha/beta hydrolase, with product MRSLTVLVVVAAAMISGCGERGTLALLPNAATPARERTILVAASRAPAPAPDFFTETRSDQTNYSKLVISIPPAREIGEVRYPKGQDVDPNTQFLVSSAVRLKGKQAFVRAINEEAGKRAVDDRQGFVFVHGFNTNSAEAVIRATALAEDTGREGVEIVYSWPSAGSVLKYLDDRESALFARGSFKETLAAMSESRLTNYLVVAHSMGNFVAMDTMRELAQQNQISVLRKIRALILISADLDIDVFRTQAQPVLAQGIPIILLTTNDDLALSLSAKLRRQGDRVGDIKSVSELGGLKVAVFDLTNIKSGDPLKHFKIGSSPEVLKFLKSLHQSGGGVISTDATGRIITVDAEKLEAETGIVLTQ from the coding sequence ATGCGCAGTTTGACTGTATTGGTTGTCGTTGCCGCCGCAATGATCAGCGGCTGCGGTGAACGCGGAACATTGGCCCTGTTGCCAAATGCTGCAACGCCAGCACGCGAAAGGACGATCCTGGTCGCGGCCTCCCGGGCGCCTGCACCCGCGCCAGATTTCTTTACTGAAACCCGTTCCGACCAGACCAATTATTCCAAACTTGTCATCTCGATACCGCCAGCGCGGGAAATCGGGGAAGTGAGGTACCCTAAAGGACAAGATGTTGATCCGAACACGCAGTTCCTGGTCTCTTCTGCCGTACGGCTGAAAGGCAAACAGGCATTTGTCCGGGCAATAAATGAAGAGGCCGGCAAACGCGCTGTCGATGACCGTCAAGGATTTGTTTTCGTCCATGGGTTCAACACCAATTCAGCCGAAGCTGTCATACGCGCAACCGCCCTCGCAGAAGATACCGGACGCGAAGGGGTCGAAATCGTCTATTCTTGGCCGTCTGCAGGCAGCGTGTTGAAATACCTTGATGACCGTGAAAGCGCATTGTTTGCCCGTGGATCATTCAAAGAGACCCTCGCCGCCATGTCAGAGTCGCGTCTGACGAACTATCTGGTGGTTGCCCACTCCATGGGAAATTTCGTGGCCATGGACACCATGCGTGAATTGGCTCAGCAAAATCAAATATCGGTTTTGCGGAAAATCCGGGCTCTTATCCTGATATCTGCGGACCTCGACATAGATGTTTTCCGCACGCAGGCGCAACCTGTCCTGGCGCAAGGTATACCCATCATCTTGCTGACAACAAATGATGATCTGGCGCTTAGCCTCTCAGCAAAACTTCGGCGTCAGGGAGATAGGGTCGGTGATATCAAATCCGTGTCTGAGCTTGGTGGTCTGAAGGTTGCCGTATTTGACTTGACCAACATTAAGTCCGGTGACCCGCTGAAGCATTTCAAGATCGGTTCATCTCCGGAAGTATTGAAATTCCTCAAGTCACTGCATCAGTCTGGAGGCGGCGTCATCAGCACCGACGCAACGGGACGCATAATTACCGTCGACGCAGAAAAACTTGAAGCTGAGACGGGCATCGTTTTAACGCAGTAA
- a CDS encoding tyrosine-type recombinase/integrase: MPRVQLPAVTPKRRAWNKGRIIGQKRPLLPKQVWAIRARLELAGYLRDLALFNVAIDSKLRGCDLVKLAVADLVKDDRVRERVSVIQSKTKRPVQFELTENTRDSVLAWVKSPEMLACPFMFPSRFHDRPHISTRQYGRLVRDWVAAIGLEPSGYGTHSLRRTKAAEIYRKTGNLRAVQLLLGHTKVDSTVRYLGVELEDALSIAEKIDI, encoded by the coding sequence ATGCCAAGAGTCCAACTACCCGCCGTAACCCCAAAACGCAGAGCGTGGAACAAGGGGCGTATCATCGGCCAGAAGCGCCCACTCTTGCCAAAACAGGTCTGGGCGATCCGCGCACGCCTGGAACTTGCGGGCTACCTTCGCGATCTGGCTTTGTTCAACGTCGCCATAGACAGCAAACTGCGTGGATGCGATCTGGTCAAACTCGCAGTGGCTGATCTCGTCAAGGATGACCGCGTCCGAGAGCGTGTTTCAGTGATCCAAAGCAAAACCAAGCGCCCCGTTCAGTTCGAACTGACTGAAAACACAAGGGACTCTGTCCTGGCATGGGTGAAGTCGCCCGAGATGCTGGCTTGCCCGTTCATGTTTCCCAGCCGTTTCCACGACCGACCACACATCTCGACGCGCCAGTACGGTCGGCTTGTCAGAGACTGGGTGGCTGCAATTGGCTTGGAACCAAGCGGATACGGAACGCATTCGCTTCGACGGACCAAGGCGGCAGAGATCTACCGGAAAACGGGAAATCTCCGAGCGGTTCAGCTTCTGCTCGGGCACACCAAGGTCGATAGCACAGTCAGATACCTCGGCGTCGAACTTGAAGATGCGCTGAGTATCGCCGAGAAAATCGACATCTAG